One Nicotiana tomentosiformis chromosome 1, ASM39032v3, whole genome shotgun sequence genomic window, CATCAAGTATGGTAGGAGGGTTTGTTGGAGGAATAGCGATAATCGGTTTGGCTTTCGTGGTTGTTAGACGAGAGTATGCCAAGAAGAAAGCTAGCAAAACCCCTCAAACAAAACTGATACTTGAAAAGGTCTCTCCTGCTCACACTCTTAAGCTGCTTAATGATGCAAGTAAGCTCTTTCTCTCACGCATTTTATGTTTATGATTTCAACTTGTGAAATGTTGTAGATCCTGGAAATTGTAGATCTAATGTTCTGTCAATGTACTTGAAAAGTCTGTATAAACATCTGAATTTATGCATTATTCTGCAAAGGGAGTTTCTTTATATATAGATTGAACACATCAATTTGCTTCAGAAAATTTTCTGGTACTATGTTATTGGAAGAAACTCTGTTCTTTGCCTAAAGTTCAAGATGTATTTTAACCTTTAATTCTTGACAGGGTATATTTCTGAAACGAGGAAGTTGGGACTGCTTGGGGCCCCTCCTTATCGAACGTTTGTCTTGGATGAGCTTCGGGAGGCCACTAGTAACTTTGATATATCAAATCTAATCGGTGCAGGTTCCAATGGGCAGGTATGCATTTCTTTACTAAATGCTGCAAGACAATTTGAACAATGTTAGTACCTATGCACTgaggcggagccaggatttcAACTTTATGGGTTCTAAATTCTAGCATAACGAAATAAGGTGTTAATAACTGTGTTCTAAACATAActtttgtacatatttaataaattttttaatacaaatatagaGTTTGGATTAAAGCTACTAGATTCAGCCGAACCCCGTAGGTCGACTTCTAGCTCTGCCCCTGCCTATGCACTGGTCTGTAGTTCATTCCTCAATTCTTGTAGCTATGGTGAATGCTGACTGTGTTTCTTTTGTATTCTGGATGGGAGACCTACAAAGGACGGCTCACAGATGGCACTGCGGTTGCTATAAGAAGCATAAAGATGAGGAAGAGGCATAGCGTCCAGTCCTATACTCATCAACTAGGGCGTATTTCAAAGATCAGATACTGTCATTTAGTTAGTACTATTGGACATTGCTTTGACTGCTATCAAGATGACTCAAGTGTTAGCCGAATATGTATAGTCTTTGAATTTGTGCCAAATGGGACTCTGCGGGGGGTCATATCAGGTATCTAGTCTAGAAAATTTCATCTGATTCGCAAGTTATCATTTGGCATAACAACTACAACAATTGATAATTGAGCATTTAATTTTAGCTACTAGTTGACTATTTACAGCATGTTACATAGATTGTACAAAGTCCAAGGAAATGACTTTTGGTGTACATTGAACGCCTAAGATAGACGTTATAACCAACAAGCATCTTTGAAATTTTGCAAACTTCCATATTGTTTTGATACGTGTACCAGATTATCCTCAGTCAGGGCAACTACCTACCGATGCTTTTGATCACCTTCTCCTACATTAGGCAACTCAGGATTTCTCCTTCGCCGGATGCTTGAATGTAAACGCATGTGTTGGCTTTAAGACAGTCGTTCTGATTTCTTATTCTGGACCTTTTTGCAAACCCTTGGTTTTGTAGAAGCAAATTCAGCTCAAAAGTTTACGTGGACACAGAGGATGGGAGCTGCACTAGGGATAGCAAAGGGAATTCAGTTCCTACATACCGGAATAGTACCAGGGATATTCTCCAATCAATTGAAGATAACAGATGTCTTGCTGGATCAGAATCTCCATGTAAAGATTAGCAAATACAATCTGCCTTTGTTAACTGAAAACAAGAAAATGGTATTCAAGTCTCTTTTCTCTAATATTTTCTCTCTTTATCGTTtattttattcttgaatattCATTATTTCATTATTGCAACTGTTCTTAGGATACCAGATTGTCTTCCAGTGGATCAAAGGGAAATGATGGGCAAAGGTAAGTGATATTATTCTCAACTACTACTGCTATATTTTATGTCTTCATTGATCCTCTTTTATGGTCCAATTTCAGAAGCACTTATTGGAAACTACTTCTCTGTGACACTTCTAAATGCAAATTGGTTTAAAAAGGTTTTAGGGAGTCAAAGTTTATTGCCGTACATATGGTGTCGACCAATTCCAGACACCACATCTCCGGCCCTGCTTTTAGGGGTAGGCACCAACAAAGCATCATTCTTTTTACTAGTTAAGATTCTTGAAGATCATGTATAGGGCCATAGACTTGGACTATGTAAGGGATTCCTAGATAGTACACTACTCTTTTTAGGAGCAGCAAGTGGCTTGCCTACTAGTTAATGTCATTTTGTGCCTCACACTTTGATTTATTTCTTCATTCCATTTCTTATGTTGGCGCTAAACTGTCTTAATTTTCTTTTTTCCCCTGTTGAAAGAGCAAGACCTTTTCTCACGGACGAAAAACTGGAGTTTCTTCATCTTAATGAATTCCTTCTCTCATTAGTATCTTCCTGGATGCAGGTTAATTAACAAGGAGAAAAACGATGTGTACGACTTTGGAGTAATCTTACTTGAACTCATCGCCGGACGGATAATCGATACAAAAAATGATATAGATGTCTCAAAAGACATCGTAAGTATCACTCATGACGTCTCCCATATATGAAAAGAATATTCATGTCATCAAGTTGAAGCACTAATTTTTCAAACCTTTTCTTGGTTGTTCATATTGCAGCTAAAAGTTAGCTTGACAGCTGATGAAATAGCTCGGAGAAACATCATCGATCCAGCTGTTCAAAAGGAATGTTCAGATGGTTCGCTTAGGACATTAATAGAGCTATGCATAAGATGTCTTTCAGACGAACCATCGCAACGTCCATCTGTGGAAGACTTGATCTGGAACTTGCAGTTTTCAGCTCAGGTCCAAGATCCTTGGAATAGAGACACCTATGGCAACCAGGAGTCCCCTGGTCATGTGTAAGTAGTTGTGCAAATATCCGATGAAATGGAGTTTTTCTTGTAAAAAATGTAACATTATACTAGGATAATTAGTTTCATATCTTTAGCAGTCTCTGTTGCAGCACTTCTCATCATTGATGGCCATGAGGAACTCTTACTCTACATTTGACTTTTGAGCCAACATATGATGCTTTGTTTGTTTGCAAAAGATTCTGTGGACAAATTTTGAAGTGTAACTGTATTTTTAGAATCCTAATCCAGTGAATAGGACATCTTAGAAAAGGGAGAAAAGAGGCACCACCTCTACTACTAATAAAGTGTCCATGCAATTAAATAGCTTTCCATATTATGTGTTAACTGTTCTAGTCCCCCATTATTTCTCACCCACATTGATTAGCAAGGGTTTAAATAATTGATATGAAAATGTAAATAAATTAAGCTACAAATGGACCAGCTGGCCCTTGCTGTGGGCGTGGAATATCATCCAACTTAACTTTATTCCCCCTTTTAAAGACTAGTTTTCCTTTGAAGATATCATGTTACTTTTCAAAAAGGGCTAAATTCATGCAAAGAATCATGTGGAGGTGAATTCTTTGGTTTCATGACCTTTCATTAGTTGCAGATTTCAAACTTTGACTTTTTTTCTACTCATTTAATTCATAGGCCTAGATGTTGACTTCTCATgagtaagaaagaaaaaaagggcCCTTTTAAAACTTAATTTCTTAGTAGACATGGCATGATCAGAATCTAAATTCTCCTCCCATCAAAATTTTCAGCAAAGCCTGAAAAATTCTAGCCATAAGACTCACATGCAGAAACCTAGAAAACAAAAAAACTTCCTTCTTAATGTATACCTTAGAAAAGTATGAATGACCCTTTAATACAATGGACAAATTTAGAATTCACAGGCCTGGTAACACCATGCAAGAAGTGGCATAAGTTGAAAAGTCTAACAAGATGCAGTAATCTTCACAAAGACAAAAGTAAAATGTAACAAAAACTTGAGCGTGTATACTCTTTCTATTGATGGAAATTGGTATTACATAGGGTATATAACTTGTATAGTACGTTTTAATGTACAATTAATGTGCATGAATAGGAAAGAATGGACCTGAATACTAACTATACTCTATCCTTCGgataacaaacaaacaaaaaaaatccGGAAACAAGGAGGAAATCTCCAGAGTAACCAAAAGAAATACAAAACCTTTTTTTTTACAAACAAAAGTGATGGAGAAGAGCCAGAAGGGCACAGAAGAAAAGCTCAATCATCTTCGCGGAGGATCAACAATTGGATTCATTTCTATTTCTCCAGTCCGAGAGTCTCCTAAGTTTCTGAACTTCTCTCCTTCCCTTGCAATTTGAATATCACGTGGTCTAGCATGCTGAATGAAAGCTTTGACGACAAAACGAGGAGTAAGTGCAGCTACTGTTATGGCAAGCAAGCACAACCAGAATTTAGCTTCCCCAGCTGCATGGAAAATGGCCCTGCGAAAATGATTTTACATGCAAATCAGTCTCTATTTCTCTGACTTGATAAGTTGGTCAGCATAAATCAAGAGAATCCTACAAGTTTCCTACTTGAACTGGATAGATGTGAAGAATATTTGAAACCAGCAGAGTGATCTTACCAGTATCCAGGTAGAAATGTCAGAGTGTCGATGACCATGACACAAATGAAAGTGGCTATTATAGAACCCCAAATTGCAGCATGAGTAATCCAAGACCAACGGATCACATCCATTGCTAAATGTATATTGACCAAAATAACAACAGCAAGTGTCCATAGGTCACCAATGCTTGAGATATCAACATCACTTTCCCAGTATGCTAGAAGAGGTACAAAGAAGGCCACTACACTCTGCCATAAGGTGTCAATCATGGTTAcccaaaataatttcttattataGCTCTCTTGCCTTTGTCCAGCACCGTAGAGTTGCGGATACTTCATAAGAGTTACTCTACTTAGATCCTTATCAAGAATCCCAACAACTATTGTAGGCACCGCAGTATAGATTATGGAGAATAACATGCTGCTCCAGTCAGTTATGGCAGTGGTCAAAGTGAAAGCTGTAAACAGTGCATACCTGAGTACAATAATTAAAGAAAAGGTCAGCTGGTGCTCGCAGGAAAATTCACAGAAATTATTTCACAAATGCATGCTTAGGTTTTCTCCATTATGGACCACTAACAATCTACATGCAACTTTAGTCAGACATTTCAAACAATCGGGCTAATGCCCCTGCGTATATTACACATTTAAAACTTAACTCTTCATAACTATTTTCCAACTCGATTGTCACCAGCCCTTGAGTGAATATTTTAAGCTATGTTTCTTTTTTAAACTGGGAAAGGTTCAGTGCTAATGCCTAAGCATGTATTCCTCAATTCCTAGAAATAGTGAGAAACATAAGAGAGATTGATTACTGTTATGGAATAAAAAATCCAGAATTGTACTCTTGCTACAAGTACACTTACCAGAATAAGACAAAAACAAAGATAGCATTTCTGTAGAAGTTGTATAATATCATGTAGCCCATTCGTTGATAATTCCAATGTCCATGAACCAACAGAAGAGGGACCAAGAATCTGAACTGGCCCATTGCAAAATCTGATGCCATCACAGCTTGACGTCCCTCTTGGCCACTTATACCAATGCCTACATCAGCCATTTGGATCATTGACACATCATTTGCACCTGTAACCATAACCATGAATTTTAGATCAGTATTGCTTCAGACTGTACAGCTCTTAGTGCCCATCAAAAAGAGTAATAACACTTACCATCCCCAATTGCGAGCGTCATGTCATTTGTGCGGTTCTTTATGAGAGCAACAATTCCAGCCTTCTGTAATGGGGCCACCCGACAACAGAGTACAACAGAACAATAACTGGCCAACTGGAATAGCTGCATTCAAACAATAAACAGTTTTAAACAAAGAGCATATGCAAATCAACCAGTGTACTTATGTAATGTATATTAgatacagagagagagagagagagagagagagagagagagagagagagagtttaaGATGTACAAGCATTACCAGTTCTTCAAGTTCGCTGTCAAGGACATAAACAAGGCTTGTCCCATCAATGATTAAACCAATTGGACTTGCTCCAGCTTCAGTATTTTCCTCCGCATTATGTGACATCAGAGTCGCACACCTAGTCAGGGCAGCTTCCAAAGACCTTTTACATGGCTCCTTAGATTTGTTATTAATCACAATCTGAGTCATATTGCTCGTTAAAAGTTTTGAGGAATAGCCAATTGATATTGCAGTTTCTTGCTTGTCCCCAGTCAAAACCCAAACTTTAATGCCTGCCACTCTTAAGGACTCAATTGCTTCTGGAACACCTTTCTGCAATTTATCTTCAATACCAGAGGCACCTAAGATGGTGAGGTTCTTTTCCACGTTGCCAGCTATTTTCCGAAGTAAAGCTGCCCTACCAATCACAGCAGTGTTTGCTGCCTCGTAAGAAGACTGCCATTCCTCGAATTCAGAAGCACTCATTTCTCTCATTCCAATTACAAGGGTTCTGAGACCCATTGAAGAATAAGAGTGTAGATGCGATTCTGTTGCTCGTACTACATTCAAGTTTAATGATTTATCAATGACACCAAACATGGATGTATCAGCACCTTTTACAAACACTTTAACTGTGTTGTCGGGGCAACCTAATATTACTGACATCCTCTTCCGGTCACTGTCAAATTCATGTAAGCCCAGTACATTGAACCTGCAACCATGAAAGGGGGGTTAGACTGTGTCGTAGGTAACTAAAACAACATAGCATCAGGAACACTGAGATACTAGAGTTATATCATAGATCTGCTCGTGCTAGAGACTTCTTTCCAATATCTAAAAGTTCAAATTTCCATCTGTCAAATGAAAAGAAGGCTGACTAATACACAGCTAAAATGGAAGAAGATAGAATTGCGATTGAAGGAGTGTGTGCACTCACAAGTTTATATTGAGTATGATAATCCTATATGCTATTGACTAGCTATTTTAcgaacttaaagcttcaaacatccACAATATTCGATTGAATTTCCTAGTAATCAGTAATGCTAGTTGCTGAGCATTTAAAGTAACACATGCCAAACTACCGTAGCAAGATAGTACTTGTACCTCCAGTAGGAAGAGAGAAATACAAGAGTTGAGGAATGGAAAAAACTCAGCTTAATATTACCTTTGTCTTTCTCCTTGAACATCTATTACTATATGGCCTGATGTTCTCTCAATGAGCATAAACCCATAAGCAGCAGCAGCATAAACCAGTGCCTGCTCATCCGGGGACTCCCCTTGGTAATCCACCAACTTCACAGCCGGATCAGATGTCCCCACATTAAGAGGGACGATAGTGTTGCAAGCAGCTAATGCAAGGAAAAAATCATGAACATGTTTCCCTTCATCTGAATGCTTCCCACTTTTTGATATATTCGAAAGCACTGGATCAACCTTCACCTGCATTTTGGGCCTTAAAACCTGACCATCCACTaaccaaataaagaaagaaaatataagtTTCGCTGAGTTATAAAGCACTCTCAAAAAGTAaaggtttttttttctttatctagAAGGGGAGGGGAAGGAGGGGGGGTAAAGAAGATGATGGAAAGTTGCAGCACCTTGAGCAGAGTACCCAGCTGGTTCTTCTTGAGAATCTGATTTACCACTGCCATAATCTACACCCCAAATGCTTGCACATTGGAATTCCATCTTGTTCTCAGTTAAGGTACCGGTTTTGTCAGAGAAAACATATTTTATTTGGCCCAGATCCTCATTTATGTTAAGAGCCCTACACTGGAATCTTGAGTTTGAGGCTTCATCAAACATCCGATTATCTTGGATCATAAAGTAAGCCTGACCAACACGAACAAGCTCCATAGATATGTACAGTGATATAGGGATCATAATCTGGTAGACGATAACTGACATCAGAAAAGTAAACACTACTTCCAGTCCCCAGCCATAATAATTGTAGTCTTCAACTTTGTCTTCTGAGAAGTCCAATTTCCTGTAAAACTGGATGCTATTCAACTCATCCTTGTGGCGCCTCAACCAAACACCGGCACAAATGGAGACAAGAGTACATAATGCAACAAGGAAGAAAGAGAGGATAATGATCTCCCTGTTCATGCGGGTCTCAAGACGGCTCCTTTTTGATGGAGCCCCAGAGTTGTTGAGCATAGCTTTAGTTTCCCTTCCAGCATAAACTGCAACTCCAATAGCCCAACTAGTGTTCTTGAGCTCACAGCCACGGAGGATTATATTTGAAGGTCCAAGAGAAACACGCTTCCCGTCTATTTCCATATTAGCATGAAAACCGTAAATGTTCCTATTTGGTTTCTCACATTTGATCACCCCACTAATTCTCTCCTTTTCCGGCATCTTCATTTGCGTCTCCTGCTTTGCATACCGCGTCTTCAGATTTGATTCACCGTCTAAATTTATAGTCTGGATATAGGCGACCCCGGTGGTGTCACTTGTCGAGAGCAATACCATATCACAAGGAATGGTACCACttgatgaaattttgatgatttcacccaCTCTTATGCCTTTCCATTTTTTCTCTTGAAACTGACCATCCATCAACACCAATGCCAACCGGTTATTCTCAATCCTGTCAGAGCGGTGGCGCCTATAATCCTCGTAGGCATCCTTAACTGCTGTAACTAATAGCACAAAAGCCAATGGAAGAATCGAAGCTCCTCGACCAAAGACAGCCAACATAGGAAGCTGATTAAGAATAGCAATCACCAGAAAGTAGATATATGCAACTCTATGGAACTGCTCAAACAGGTTCCGAGGCAAGAATGTTAGAATAGAGTATTTCGCAGTCCTAATAGAATTCCCCGAAAATTCAAACTTGTCGTTGGTCTTTTCAGGATCATTTAAATAAATAACTCTAGAATCCTCATCACTAATCTCTTTTTGAGACGTCCCATACCCCTCGGAGTCAGCACCTCGCGACCCATATCTCACGGCTTTTGATACTAAATCACCAAAATTTACCTCCCGGACAGAGCCCCCAACAGAGGCCCTTGACCTATTAGATGAAACACTCCTCAAAGAGGATGAATTCATCATAATGGAATCAGCAACTGTTGAATTCTCCATATTATTAGTTGAATCCAGCACAGAAGGCAATCTAAGGTTATAAGGGGCAGATGGTTTGAACAgatcagcagcaacaacaacaacaggtGTATAAGGAATCTCTTCAGTTCTTGGAAGGAATTAACAGAGGCTGCTGTTAAGAGACTATGATCTCAAGATCACAGACCCCTCCAACAGCTCAGAACTAAAACTTATCAAATTCATCTAAACCCCAGATAATAAATCACCAACCCAAACAAAAATGACTCCAAAAATTTCACAAACTCAAGCAACTGTGAATTGCCAAATCCATTTTCAACCAAAGTCACCACAAAACTACCAAATCCAAGCCAAGCCCAGATGCTGATCTCAGCAGCTCAACAACAAACTACAAAATAATCCAACCccagaacaacaacaacacagaAATCTTATATTTAGAATCTTACAGTATTCTAAAACTAAAGTCAACTATCAAGAGACACTTCAaaaaacaacaaaagaaatacaATCTTTACAGCAAAAAGAATATATCTGAATAAAAATACAATAGGTCTTCAGCTATAGATGTAAATCAGAACAACTTACTTGAATATATTATGTGTAATAGAGGAATATAGAGAAGAAATGAAGCTGAGACTCTTTTGTTTATGTGAGGTGGAATGAGAATAATAATTTGTGAAATTGGGATATATGTGAAGAAGAAATTCAAAGGTCAAAGGCATTGTAGAAGCTGTTCTTGTTTGAAAATTGGGGAGCGAAAAGAAGAGAGGGGGGTGTAGGGTGGTTGGGGGGGTGGGGCGAAATTTACAAGAAACTGGGAGGAGTCGTTAATGGTAGGcgacaaataggaaaatcaagaAAAAGGAATAGAAAATTAAGAGGGAAATGGTTATAAAAGTGTAGTAGGCTATTTTGTTGAAGTTCTAGAAGGGAAGGCTGCTGCTGAAAAGACATTTTCTACAGGTGTTTGTACAGTGAACAAAAGTGTGTGTGATTATTAACATGATTGATCAAACGAGATTATTTGGTTGAAaaaattactttaaaaaaaaaaaaaaaagaggaaaagaatTAGAGGGTGAGTCCGAGGCTTTTATTTGTGAAACATTTCTGAAATGTtgtaaaaatattttccaaataaGTTTCTGTTTAAGTTTTTCCCAAGAAGCTCTTTAAAGAAGTGGTTTGGGAATGTTATTCAAAGAAAAGTTTTTTTCATTTCAAGTAGGGTTGTTTGGTACGCAGATTATATTATTCCGGGTTTATAGTTTTGGAATTATAATTCCTAGACTAATTTATCCCACTTGTGAGGTGGATTAATATCAAGTTTGATGGGATAAAGTGCGATAAGATGTAATATACATGATTAAGTCTGGGACTAAGTTTATAACATGTTTGATTGACGATATACTTTTATCCCTGGATAAAGTTATACCATCAACCAAATATGGTATAAATTTTGGTATCATACTTTATCCGTGAGTGATCCTCAAAAGAAATCCTATTATAACTATCCAAACAACTTTTTTTTTCGCACACacatttttttctcaattttcttttttgtttcaaGTGTACTTTTTCTAAAAGTTGGCCAATAAAATAATGTTGAGCAAAGTTATTAAAAAAAAGATATGAGTAATATTTTCTGATTTCCCAGCTTACGCTAGGAAGGAAGCAAGTGGATGGGACTAAATGGTGGATCCATATTCATGATTATTACtagtataatttttttatatctAGAATAGTAGAATTATTTTTAATCTATGAAGTACTCTATATAAAGGAAAGATGTCACATTTTTTTCTAACTAAGATAGATGTTAATTATACATATTTTTCTCCTCTGATTTAGGTTTTGGAAGTTGAGATTGCCTTGTTGGTTTTTAATCTTTAAAAAGTTATAGGTTTATTATATGATGTCCTACTTGAAATCTTGAAAATATTGGTATGATTAAAGTTTATATAATTTCTTGTGCTATTATAATGTGATATTTTACATTTTTGTGATTGAGAAGTTATACTGGTGGATATACATTTCCAGTCAGCAAAGAGAtaagttttaaaatataaatgactTACGAATGAAAATTACGTCTAGATATTTTATCGTGACAAATTTTGAAATACATGATAATTTATGATAGTATAAGAATCTGTTATAACCCaagtataaattgttaaatttatAACTATAGCTGGCAAATGCATAATTTCAAATTCTAGATATCATATATTCTTAATTATATCAATAACAATCAATTATACCAATCAACGGAGATATAGTAAATCCAATGTGTAAGATCTTGTCTAATGGCCAAAGTATAGTAAGAGCATTAACTAGAATCGGCTTATTAAGAAAGAATTTAAAAGAGCTGCCTCATGAGAATTTGTTAATAGTAGATTTATTTATATCATATTATGTCTGTTTGGTTTAAATCTAAGATTATATTTCTCTAAGGTTTTGTTGGGTTTTTAACGAAACTTTAGAGACAAAATTTACTACATAAACTTTTACTTTAGGAAAAAAACCTTATCCCGACGCTTCTTAAAACAAATAAGACACAAAAAATACGCCTATAAGGGAATTTGAAACAAATTTTACTGTCCTAAATATACAAAAACTTTCTAGAGATGGATATGTTAATTTATGTCAAGAGAGATATGGGGAAATAGTAACTGTAGTTAGCTGAAGAATTTGACACAAATAATACGCCTATATATTAATTGCTActtctacttataatctatgtcaCTTTCATGCGTTAATGGCATTAGTTAAATGCTTCAATCCTCTAAGTTTTCTTGTGCTTTTATTTCCCTttatcgttcctccttttttagCCTCTTTAAAATTATATTGAGAAGTAGGTTTTGGTAGCCAAACTATTTGGTCCCTTTAAATTAAAGAGCATTAACGTAACTTTTTGTCAATTTGTTTCGGGTaatattttcatttatttttttcattataCTTATCAGAAAAAATATAGTTATATTTTGTAACTAAGTtcttacactactagaaattcgctaaaaaccgaccaacgttggtcggttatggccaattaccgaccaaaacgcgaccattacggtgtgggCGGTgctttgatggtcggaatggcttaccgaccaaagttggtcggtagcttaaaatgaccatctgacaagtttaattacttaccgaccaactttggtcggaaatatattttattaatttaattttaccgaccaaagttggtcggtttaactaaattatgttttttctattaattattaaaattaaaaaaaaatcgaccaactttggtcggtaattgaaaatatatatatttttaaaataattaaaattaaacattaccgactaACTATGGTGGGTaatctcaacagtgcaggcaaaataccgaccaaagttggtcggttaaccgaccaactttggtcggtattttggaataatttattttttttattaaaaaccgaccgactttggtcggtttttctgggtttaattttgacataaaatgcctgttttggcatctacaccacctgccagcataccaatacacctaacaacaacaacaacacaacaacaacaacaacaacaacaacaacaacaacaacaacaacaacaacaacagcagcaacaacaacaacaacaacaaccaaaacattcaataaatactttaaaactaacaaattaaagttcaattgaacataaaaatccaaaaccaagttaaaactaattacaactagttcaaaactggttctatttgtctagttcaaagtatataaaagtcaaggggtattttttacaacatcatcatcaccgtctgatgaactttcatttacaagacgatatagagaccggtcttgtggaggacaggaagcacgatcacggggaggacgggaggaacgatcacgtggaggtcgaccctctggagatgactcacgagatcagggcaacggaaaagctccactagataggagagttctgatctgagcttgcatgccaaggaattgagcatctctaagcctttctctttccttggccgcttctagctctgatgtgagctttgtcactgtctcccgcatagcggagaggctctccctattaagttgctcgccttgcgaggaagtccctattcctcgcattccacacttatagcgatggaagtttttagtaggaagcccgtataccttcccccattttggaccgccaacagactccaaccatattctttcagcatcctcgtccgaaggttgggttggctcacccgattcaccagctggatgactacggatgaattcctccacgttactttggtagcgaccctatattattttaaattaaatcagtatttcaaaatttttataaaagtaaattataatacttaaagaaaattaaaagcttacatatgcagtcgaggcccggtcctcgacccacctatcttgatccccctctttcttcttcttcacaatatgtgtctccttgaatagctcatcatgactcattggacgctcatacttcttttcctaaaaacaaattaatttagttaataaacagaatagatatacttagaaaagtaaaataatttaagcaattacgtaccaatcttctttttattgtccctaggctgatcgcacctccagtgtgcaaggagcctcccttctcggatgcgcgagctttctttcctttttcgctcctctataagaactctgcggtaagccattgcctttgcaaatcattccacaaattctcaagtaaccagtcaggcctcttgttcttctttctagcatccgagaaagaatccgccaatctcttgcgagctttatgatgaaaatttatagccacttccgcgctatagcggtcttcccgtatacacttgctctgtatttcaaaag contains:
- the LOC104110315 gene encoding phospholipid-transporting ATPase 1, with protein sequence MENSTVADSIMMNSSSLRSVSSNRSRASVGGSVREVNFGDLVSKAVRYGSRGADSEGYGTSQKEISDEDSRVIYLNDPEKTNDKFEFSGNSIRTAKYSILTFLPRNLFEQFHRVAYIYFLVIAILNQLPMLAVFGRGASILPLAFVLLVTAVKDAYEDYRRHRSDRIENNRLALVLMDGQFQEKKWKGIRVGEIIKISSSGTIPCDMVLLSTSDTTGVAYIQTINLDGESNLKTRYAKQETQMKMPEKERISGVIKCEKPNRNIYGFHANMEIDGKRVSLGPSNIILRGCELKNTSWAIGVAVYAGRETKAMLNNSGAPSKRSRLETRMNREIIILSFFLVALCTLVSICAGVWLRRHKDELNSIQFYRKLDFSEDKVEDYNYYGWGLEVVFTFLMSVIVYQIMIPISLYISMELVRVGQAYFMIQDNRMFDEASNSRFQCRALNINEDLGQIKYVFSDKTGTLTENKMEFQCASIWGVDYGSGKSDSQEEPAGYSAQVDGQVLRPKMQVKVDPVLSNISKSGKHSDEGKHVHDFFLALAACNTIVPLNVGTSDPAVKLVDYQGESPDEQALVYAAAAYGFMLIERTSGHIVIDVQGERQRFNVLGLHEFDSDRKRMSVILGCPDNTVKVFVKGADTSMFGVIDKSLNLNVVRATESHLHSYSSMGLRTLVIGMREMSASEFEEWQSSYEAANTAVIGRAALLRKIAGNVEKNLTILGASGIEDKLQKGVPEAIESLRVAGIKVWVLTGDKQETAISIGYSSKLLTSNMTQIVINNKSKEPCKRSLEAALTRCATLMSHNAEENTEAGASPIGLIIDGTSLVYVLDSELEELLFQLASYCSVVLCCRVAPLQKAGIVALIKNRTNDMTLAIGDGANDVSMIQMADVGIGISGQEGRQAVMASDFAMGQFRFLVPLLLVHGHWNYQRMGYMILYNFYRNAIFVFVLFWYALFTAFTLTTAITDWSSMLFSIIYTAVPTIVVGILDKDLSRVTLMKYPQLYGAGQRQESYNKKLFWVTMIDTLWQSVVAFFVPLLAYWESDVDISSIGDLWTLAVVILVNIHLAMDVIRWSWITHAAIWGSIIATFICVMVIDTLTFLPGYWAIFHAAGEAKFWLCLLAITVAALTPRFVVKAFIQHARPRDIQIAREGEKFRNLGDSRTGEIEMNPIVDPPRR